The Agrococcus sp. ProA11 genomic sequence TCGCATCGTGCGCGACGACGCCGGTTCGTTCATGCGCATCGTCGAGCAGAAGGACGCCAGCGAGGCGGAGCGCGCCATCGACGAGGTCAACGGCGGCATCTACGTCTTCGATGCGGCGGCACTGCGCGAGGCGCTCGGCACCATCGACCGCAACAACGCGCAGGGCGAGATGTACCTCACGGATGCGGCGGTGCGGATCCAGGCGCGCGGCGGACGCATCCAGGCGGTGCCGGCCACCGACATCTGGGCGATCTGGGGCATCAACGACCGCGTGCAGCTCGCCGCCGCGGCGCACGAGCTGAACGACCGCATCATCCGCCGCTGGCAGCGCGCGGGCGTCACGGTGCTCGACCCGGCGTCGACCTGGATCGACACGGATGTCACGCTCGCGGAGGACGTCACGATCCTGCCCGGCTCGCAGCTCCACGGCGCGACGGTCGTCGCCGCCGGCGCGACCATCGGGCCCGACACCACCCTCGTCGACACGGAGGTGGGAGAGGACGCGGTCGTGAAGCGCACCGACGCGACCCTGTCGGTGATCGGCGCCCGCGCATCGGTCGGTCCCTGGGCCTACCTGCGGCCCAACTCGGTCGTCGGCGCGGACGGCAAGATCGGCACCTTCGTCGAGACGAAGAACACGCAGATCGGCGCCGGCAGCAAGATCCCGCACCTGTCGTACATCGGCGACACGACCGTCGGCGACGGCTCCAACATCGGCGCCGGCACCATCACCGCCAACTACGACGGCGTCGCCAAGCACCGCACCGAGGTCGGCTCGCACGTGCGCACGGGCAGCCACAACGTCTTCGTCGCCCCCGTGTCGATCGCCGACGGCGCATACACTGGAGCGGGCACGGTCGTTCGCAAGGATGTCGAGCCCGGAGCGCTGGCCATCTCGGTCGCTCCGCAGCGCAACATGACGGGCTGGGTCGAGACGAATCGCCCTGGGACGGCAGCGGCCGACGCGGCAGCGGCGGCCGAGCAGCAAGCACCTGACGCCTAGGGGAGGCTCCCGAGTGGGATCGATCGTCGCGAAGAACCGCAAGCACCTCGTCCTGGCAACAGGACGCTCGCACCCGGAGCTCGCGAGCGCCGTGGCCGCCGAGATCGGCACCGAGCTGATGGATGTCGACAGTCGCACCTTCGCGAACGGCGAGATCTACGCCCGCTTCGAGGGCTCGGTGCGCGGCTCGGACGCGTTCATCCTGCAGTCGTACAGCCGGCCGGTGAACGAGTGGCTCATGGAGCAGCTCATCATGGTGGATGCGCTCAAGCGCGCGTCGGCGAAACGCATCACCGTCGTCATGCCGTACTACCCCTACTCCCGGCAGGACAAGAAGGGCCGCGGCCGCGAGCCGATCTCCGCGCGACTGATCGCCGACCTCTTCAAGACCGCCGGCGCCGACCGCATCATGTCGATCGACATCCACGCCTCGCAGATCCAGGGATTCTTCAACGGGCCGTTCGACCACCTCTTCGGCATGCCGGTGCTGCTGGAGCACTTCCGGCACACGCTCGACCCCGAGACGCTGACGGTCGTCTCTCCCGACATGGGGCGCGTGCGCGTCGCCGACGTCTGGAGCGACAAGCTGGGCGTTCCGCTCGCGATCATCCACAAGCGCCGCGACCCGCTGGTGCCGAACCAGGTGTCGGTGCACGAGATCGTCGGCAACGTGGAGGGCCGCACCTGCCTGCTGGTCGACGACATGATCGACACCGGCCGCACGATCGTGAAGGCCGCTGAGGCGCTGAAGGCCAACGGTGCCACCAATGTCGTCGTCGCCGCGACGCACGCGATCTTCTCCGACCCGGCATCCGAGATCCTGAACTCCGACGTGATCGACAAGGTCGTGGTCACCGACACGCTGCCGCTGCGCGACGACCAGCGCTTCGAGAAACTCGAGGTGCTCTCCATCGCCCCGCTGCTGGCGCGTGCCATCACGGAGGTCTTCGAGGACGGCTCCGTCACGAGCCTGTTCGACGGCGCCGCCTGATCGCAGCGCGGCGATGACGGCGACGAGCGTGGCGCTCGACTGCGCCTACTTCGACGCCGACCGCTGCCGCTCCTGCACGCTGCTGGCGACGCCGTATGCGCGGCAGCTCGCCCAGCAGCAGGCGCGGATCGAGGCGCTGCTGCCGACGCTCGTCTGGGATGCGCCGGTCGAGAGCGCCGTCGGCGGCTTCCGCAACAAGGCGAAGATGGCCGTCGCCGGCACCGTCGCCGCGCCGACGCTCGGGATCCTCGCCGCTGACGGCAGCGGGATCGACCTGCAGGCATGCCCGCTCCACGAGCGACCGCTTGTGGCCGCGATGCCGGCGCTGGAGGCGCTCGTGCGCGAGGCGCGCCTCACGCCCTACGACGTGCCGAGCCGGCGCGGCGAGCTCAAGCACCTCATCCTGACCGCATCGCCCGACGGCGAGCTGGCGCTGCGCATCGTGCTCCGCTCGACCGAGGCGCTGCCGCGCATCCGGAAGCATCTCGACGTGCTGGCGGCGCTGCCGCTCACGAGCGTCTCGGTCAACCTGCAGCCCGAGCACAAGGCGGTGCTGGAGGGCGATGACGAGATGCTGCTCGCCGGCTCCGGCGTGCTCGTGATGCGGGTCAACGACATCGGCCTGCGGCTGCGGCCGCGCAGCTTCTTCCAGACCAACACCGTCGTCGCCGCGGCGCTCTATCGGGAGGCCACCGCCTGGATCGACGAGGCCGCGCCCGCGAGCCTGCTCGACCTGTACTGCGGCGTCGGAGGCTTCGCGCTGCACGCCGCCCGCGCGGGTCGGCGCGTGCAGGGCGTGGAGGTCACAGCCGAGGCGATCGACGCGGCCCGCGAGACGGCGGCCGAGCTGGGCGTCGACGCGTCGTTCGCGGTCGGCGACGCGACCGGCGTGGATCTCGAGGGCGTAGGCGCGCCCGAGCTCGTGGTGGTGAACCCGCCCAGGCGCGGCATCGGCACGCTCGCCGCGCGCCTGGAGTCGAGCGCGGTCGACCGCGTCATCTACTCCAGCTGCAACCCCGTCACGCTCGCGAAGGACCTCGCGGCGATGCCCTCGCTGCGGCCGGTGCGGGGCCGGGTCTTCGACATGTTCCCGCACACCGAGCACGCGGAAGTGCTCGTGGAGCTCGCCCGCCGCTGACCCGCGCCGCCGCTCGGCCGTCGATTCGCTTCTCGCGGATCCGGATGCGATGGTGGAAGGACTGGCCTTCGACGAGGACCGGTGCCGCGCCCAGCAGGATGCGCACGCGCACCGCTCGATCGCGCGACACGCGCCGCATCGGTTCTGCTCGAACGGGCCCCGCGCCAAGCCGCGCGCGGGTGCGCCGTCCGGCCGACGACCGCGCGCAGGACCCGACTCGGGTCGCGACTGCGCCCAGACGAGAGGAACCGCATGCCGCCCGCCCAAGAAGTCGTCCAGCTCGGAGTGATCGCCGTCGTCGTGCTGCTGCTGGTGTTCTACGGCGGCACGCTGCTGATGACGCTCGGCATCGGCCGCCGAAAGGAGAACGCCGACGGCTACATGACCGCCGGCAACCGCATCGGCTTCGGCATCTCGGCCGCGTCCATGACGGCGACCTGGATCTGGGCGTCATCGATGTATGCGTCCGCCACCGCCGGCTACACCTACGGCGTCTCCGGCCCCATCCACTACGGGCTCTGGGGCGCGCTGATGATCCTCTTCATCTACCCCTTCGGCAAGCGCATCCGCGCCGTCGCCCCTCGTGCCCACACGCTCGCCGAGGTCATGTACGCCCGCCACGGCCGCTCCTCGCAGCTCATGCTGGCCGGCTCGAACGTGCTCGGCTCGCTCATCTCGCTCACCTCGAACTTCATCGCCGGCGGTGCGCTCATCGCCATGCTGTCGCCGCTCAGCTTCGGCACCGGCATCCTGATCGTCGCGGGCGGCGTGCTGCTCTACACGCTGTGGTCGGGCTTCCGGGCATCCGTGCTGACCGACTTCGCGCAGGTCGTCGCGATGCTCGGTGCCGCAGTCATCGTCATCCCCGTCATCTTCTTCGCCGCCGGCGGCCCTGCCATGTTCGAGGCCGGCGTCGCGAACGGCACCGTGACGCCGCAGCAGCAGAGCTTCTTCTCGTCGGATGCGTTCATGAACCAGGGCGCGCCCTACATCGCCGCGGTGCTCGCCTACGCGATCGGCAACCAGACGATCGCGCAGCGCCTGTTCGCCGTGCGGGAGGACCTCATCCGGCCGACGTTCATCACCGCGACGGTCGGCTACGGCGCCACCGTCATCGGCATCGGCATGCTCGGCGTCATGGCGCTCTATCTCGGCATCCAGCCGATCGACGGCGATGTCAACAACCTGATCCCGCAGCTGGCGGGCACGTACCTGCCGTGGATCCTGCTGGCGATCGCGTTCCTCATGATCATCGGGGCGCTGTCGTCGACGGCCGACTCCGATCTCTCGGCGCTGTCGTCGATCGTGATGACCGACATCTACGGGCAGTCGGTCGGCAAGGAGCGCGCCAACCCGAAGACGATGCTGCTCGTGGGCCGCGTGACGATGATCGTCGCCACCGGCGCCGCGCTGTTCTTCGCCACCAGCCAGTTCAACATCCTCGACCTGCTGGTGTTCGTCGGCGCGCTGTGGGGCTGCCTGGTGTTCCCGGTGATCGCGTCGTTCTACTGGAAGAAGGTCACGAACCTCGCCTTCACCGCGTCGGTCATCGCCGCGCTCGTGGTGTTCATCCCGGTGCGCTTCGAGTGGGTGTCGCTCACCGGCATCCTCGGGCTGCCGCTCGAGATCCTCGCGACGATCGGCATCGGCGTGATCCTCGGCATCATGGCCTTCGGCTTCTTCGGGCTGCGCGTCGGGGTGGGCGTCGGCGTGCTGGCGGTGGTGGCCGCGGCACCGTTCACGCTGTTCTTCCTGCGCGACTACACGGTGCTGTCGGCGTCGCTGCTCGCGTACGCGGTGTCGTTCCTGGTGTGCTCGCTGCTGTCGTTCCGCTCGAGTCAGCGCTTCGACTTCGCCACCATCGCCGACGTCACGGGCGACTTCGACCCCGAGACGGCGTCCGCGGATGTCGAGGGCCGCGAGCGCGCTCATCCGTCCGATGCCGAGGCGGATGCCGAGGCGGACGCCGACCGCGACCGCGACGCCGCACCCGCACGCGACTGAACCCGATCCGAGGAGAGACCATGACCGTTGCAATGACCATCTACGTGCTGCTCTGGCCCGTCATCGTCGCCGGGGTGCTGTTCGTCATCGCCCGCAGCTTCCTGCAGGAGCTGCTCCGCGCCAAGAAGGCGGGCCGCCGCATCATCTGACCCGCCGCATCATCTGACCCGCCGTCTCGGCGGCGCCACCGGTCGCGCGCGCCCGGGTCGGGAGCGCGCGTGTCGAGTTGTTGCAGCAATGCAGCGACTTCCCTGCAACAACCCGACACGCGTCGGCAACTCGGCGTTTGGCTGGCACGGCTAGCGTGGCGGGCATGACTGTGCTCGAGCGACGCATCGGGGTGCCCGGTGCGATCGCGATCGGGCTCGGCGCGATGATCGGCGCCGGCCTGTTCTTCGTCTGGGCGCCGGCCGCCGCCATCGCCGGCCCATGGCTGCCGGCGGCGATCGCGATCGCGGCCGGCATCGCGGTGCTCAACGCGCTCTCGACCGCGCAGCTGGCGATGGAGCATCCCGTCTCGGGCGGCGCGTACGCGTTCGGGCGCGCCGAGGTGGGGGAGCGTGTCGGCTTCACGGCCGGGTGGATGTTCCTCACCGGCAAGACCGCCTCGGCGGCCGCGATCGCCGCGATCGCGGGCAGGCACCTGCTGCCGGAGCACGCCGCCTGGGTCGGCGCGGGCGCCATCGTGGTGCTCGCGGCCCTCAACATGCTCGGCGTGCGCGTGACCGCGTGGGTGTCGAGCGGGATCGTCGCGCTCGTGCTGATCGCCGTCCTCGTCGCGCTCGGCTGGGCCGCGACAGGCGGCGCCGCCACGCTCACGCCCGTGGTGCCGGCGCCGACGGTCGCCGAGGCGCCGGTGCCGGTGCTGACGGCCGCCGGGCTGCTGTTCTTCGCGTTCGCCGGCTACGCCCGGATGGCGACGCTCGGCGAGGAGGTGCGCGACCCCCGCCGCACGCTGCCGATCGCCATCGTGCTCGGGCTCGGCCTCGTGCTGGCGCTCTACGCTGCCGTCGGCTGGGCGACATCCGCGCGGCTCGGCGACCAGCTGCCTGCCTCGGCCACCCCGCTGGCGGATCTCGTCGCGGAGCCGGGCCTGCACGCGCTGGTGCTCGGCGCGGGAGCGCTGGCGTGCCTCGGCTCGCTCATGGGCATCCTCGCGGGTCTCAGCCGCACGGGTCTCGCGATGGCGCGCGAGCGCGACCTGCCCGGACCTCTGTCGCTGATCGCGGCCCGCACCCGCACGCCCGTGATCGCCGAGGCTGCGACCGCGGTCGCCGCGATCGTCGCGGTGCTGCTGCTGCCCGCAGGCACCCTCGTCGCATTCTCCTCGACGTGCGTGCTCACCTACTACGCCATCGCGCATGTCTCGGCGATCCGGATGCGCTCCGCGAGGCGGGCGCACATGCGCGCCTCGGGCACGGCCGGCTCGGGCGCGGTGCGGCTGTGGCTCCCCGCCTGGGTGCCCTGGCTCGGCATGGTCGCCTGCCTGGGGGTCGTGCTGACGCTCCCGTGGCCGGGCGTGCTGGGTGCCGCCGCGTGGCTCGCGCTGGGGCTGACGGGGCGAGCGCTGCTGCGCCGCCGCCGACCGCGATGATCGCGCGCAGCGGAATCCGCGCGCGCGGCTGTCGTTCGCCGCCGCGGCACGCGTACCGTGGGCGGTCGACCCGAGAGGAGCCTCGTTGCCTGACGTCGTCCAGATCCTGATCATGCTCGGCATCGCGGTGGGCATCGCCGTGGTCGCCGCCGTGGTCGCGAGCCTCGTGCTGCAGGCCTCGACCATCGCCGTCGTCCGCGACCGTGAGCGGCGGTCGGAAGTGCGGCAACAGCTGCGCTGGCCGGCCGCGGTGCTCGCGTTCGTGGTCGCTCTCGGCCTCGCAGCATCCGCCAACGGCCTGGTCGCCTCGCTCGGCGATGGCGGTCGCGTCGCGTCGCACGCGCTGCTGATCGTGGTCATCGCGGTCGCGGCGTGGCTGGCTGTGCGGCTGCTGCGGGTCGCTGGCGATGCCGTGATCGTGCGCTTCGCCAGCGCTCACGGCGATCGGCGGGCGCGCAAAGTGCGCACGCAGGTCGAGGTCCTGCGCCGGGTGCTCGTCGCGGTGGTGATCGTCATCGCCGTCGGCATCACGCTGTTCACCTTCGAGGCCGCGCGGGTCGCAGGCACGAGCCTGCTCGCCTCCGCCGGACTGGCCTCGCTGGTCGCGGGCCTCGCCGCGCAGTCGGTGCTCGGGAACGTCTTCGCGGGCATCCAGCTGGTCGCTTCCGACGCCATCCGCGTCGACGACGTCGTCGTGGTCGAGGGCGAATGGGGCACGATCGAGGAGATCACGCTCACCTACGTGGTGGTGCGGATCTGGGATGACCGCCGCCTGGTGCTCCCGTCGACACACTTCACGACGATGCCGTTCGAGAACTGGACGCGCACCTCGAGCGAGGTGATGGGCGCGGTCGAGCTCGACGTCGACTGGCGGGTGCCGATCGGCGAGATGCGCGCAGAGCTCGCCCGCATCCTCGAGGGCGCCGAGGCGTGGGACGGCAAGGTGCAGGTGCTGCAGGTCTTCGATGCAGTCGGCGGCTTCGTGCGACTGCGCGTGCTGATCAGCGCAGCCGACGGCCTGCAGCTGGCCGACCTGCGCTACCTGGTGCGCGAGCGACTGGTCGGCTGGCTCCGGGAGCAGCACCCGCACGCGCTGCCGCGGCAGCGCGTCGAGCTGCAGGAGGCGCCCGCACGCACCGTCGCGGAGGACACCAGCACCGCACCACGCGGCCTGTTCACCGGCGACGCGGGCGCCGAGGCGCGCCGAGAGGCGATGCTCCACGCCGGCGACGCCGTCGATGAGCCCGCCGAGTACGCGCCGCTTCCCGCGGTCGAGCAGGCGCCAGCACTCGAGCACGAGCTGCGCCGCTGAGTCACCCTGCTCCGCCGAGCCGCCCTACCCCGCTGGGTCGCGCCCTGCCCCGCTGCTGACCGCTCGCGCCCGCCAGGGCTGCGTGTCGGGTTGTTGCAGAAATCTCGCGCGAGAACTGCAA encodes the following:
- a CDS encoding mechanosensitive ion channel domain-containing protein; the protein is MPDVVQILIMLGIAVGIAVVAAVVASLVLQASTIAVVRDRERRSEVRQQLRWPAAVLAFVVALGLAASANGLVASLGDGGRVASHALLIVVIAVAAWLAVRLLRVAGDAVIVRFASAHGDRRARKVRTQVEVLRRVLVAVVIVIAVGITLFTFEAARVAGTSLLASAGLASLVAGLAAQSVLGNVFAGIQLVASDAIRVDDVVVVEGEWGTIEEITLTYVVVRIWDDRRLVLPSTHFTTMPFENWTRTSSEVMGAVELDVDWRVPIGEMRAELARILEGAEAWDGKVQVLQVFDAVGGFVRLRVLISAADGLQLADLRYLVRERLVGWLREQHPHALPRQRVELQEAPARTVAEDTSTAPRGLFTGDAGAEARREAMLHAGDAVDEPAEYAPLPAVEQAPALEHELRR
- a CDS encoding ribose-phosphate diphosphokinase, with protein sequence MGSIVAKNRKHLVLATGRSHPELASAVAAEIGTELMDVDSRTFANGEIYARFEGSVRGSDAFILQSYSRPVNEWLMEQLIMVDALKRASAKRITVVMPYYPYSRQDKKGRGREPISARLIADLFKTAGADRIMSIDIHASQIQGFFNGPFDHLFGMPVLLEHFRHTLDPETLTVVSPDMGRVRVADVWSDKLGVPLAIIHKRRDPLVPNQVSVHEIVGNVEGRTCLLVDDMIDTGRTIVKAAEALKANGATNVVVAATHAIFSDPASEILNSDVIDKVVVTDTLPLRDDQRFEKLEVLSIAPLLARAITEVFEDGSVTSLFDGAA
- the glmU gene encoding bifunctional UDP-N-acetylglucosamine diphosphorylase/glucosamine-1-phosphate N-acetyltransferase GlmU, with amino-acid sequence MGEPVPQVAVIVLAAGAGTRMKSRTPKPLHPLAGKPLIAHVLSTAGELHPERIVTVVRHERDRMAEAVLEFAPHVLIADQDEVPGTGRAVEQGLDAIADFDGHVVVLSGDVPLIDADTLSRLVERHEREGNQMTLLSAHLPDPTGLGRIVRDDAGSFMRIVEQKDASEAERAIDEVNGGIYVFDAAALREALGTIDRNNAQGEMYLTDAAVRIQARGGRIQAVPATDIWAIWGINDRVQLAAAAHELNDRIIRRWQRAGVTVLDPASTWIDTDVTLAEDVTILPGSQLHGATVVAAGATIGPDTTLVDTEVGEDAVVKRTDATLSVIGARASVGPWAYLRPNSVVGADGKIGTFVETKNTQIGAGSKIPHLSYIGDTTVGDGSNIGAGTITANYDGVAKHRTEVGSHVRTGSHNVFVAPVSIADGAYTGAGTVVRKDVEPGALAISVAPQRNMTGWVETNRPGTAAADAAAAAEQQAPDA
- a CDS encoding sodium:solute symporter family protein encodes the protein MPPAQEVVQLGVIAVVVLLLVFYGGTLLMTLGIGRRKENADGYMTAGNRIGFGISAASMTATWIWASSMYASATAGYTYGVSGPIHYGLWGALMILFIYPFGKRIRAVAPRAHTLAEVMYARHGRSSQLMLAGSNVLGSLISLTSNFIAGGALIAMLSPLSFGTGILIVAGGVLLYTLWSGFRASVLTDFAQVVAMLGAAVIVIPVIFFAAGGPAMFEAGVANGTVTPQQQSFFSSDAFMNQGAPYIAAVLAYAIGNQTIAQRLFAVREDLIRPTFITATVGYGATVIGIGMLGVMALYLGIQPIDGDVNNLIPQLAGTYLPWILLAIAFLMIIGALSSTADSDLSALSSIVMTDIYGQSVGKERANPKTMLLVGRVTMIVATGAALFFATSQFNILDLLVFVGALWGCLVFPVIASFYWKKVTNLAFTASVIAALVVFIPVRFEWVSLTGILGLPLEILATIGIGVILGIMAFGFFGLRVGVGVGVLAVVAAAPFTLFFLRDYTVLSASLLAYAVSFLVCSLLSFRSSQRFDFATIADVTGDFDPETASADVEGRERAHPSDAEADAEADADRDRDAAPARD
- a CDS encoding APC family permease, with the translated sequence MTVLERRIGVPGAIAIGLGAMIGAGLFFVWAPAAAIAGPWLPAAIAIAAGIAVLNALSTAQLAMEHPVSGGAYAFGRAEVGERVGFTAGWMFLTGKTASAAAIAAIAGRHLLPEHAAWVGAGAIVVLAALNMLGVRVTAWVSSGIVALVLIAVLVALGWAATGGAATLTPVVPAPTVAEAPVPVLTAAGLLFFAFAGYARMATLGEEVRDPRRTLPIAIVLGLGLVLALYAAVGWATSARLGDQLPASATPLADLVAEPGLHALVLGAGALACLGSLMGILAGLSRTGLAMARERDLPGPLSLIAARTRTPVIAEAATAVAAIVAVLLLPAGTLVAFSSTCVLTYYAIAHVSAIRMRSARRAHMRASGTAGSGAVRLWLPAWVPWLGMVACLGVVLTLPWPGVLGAAAWLALGLTGRALLRRRRPR
- a CDS encoding putative transporter small subunit, whose amino-acid sequence is MTVAMTIYVLLWPVIVAGVLFVIARSFLQELLRAKKAGRRII
- a CDS encoding methyltransferase domain-containing protein, whose product is MTATSVALDCAYFDADRCRSCTLLATPYARQLAQQQARIEALLPTLVWDAPVESAVGGFRNKAKMAVAGTVAAPTLGILAADGSGIDLQACPLHERPLVAAMPALEALVREARLTPYDVPSRRGELKHLILTASPDGELALRIVLRSTEALPRIRKHLDVLAALPLTSVSVNLQPEHKAVLEGDDEMLLAGSGVLVMRVNDIGLRLRPRSFFQTNTVVAAALYREATAWIDEAAPASLLDLYCGVGGFALHAARAGRRVQGVEVTAEAIDAARETAAELGVDASFAVGDATGVDLEGVGAPELVVVNPPRRGIGTLAARLESSAVDRVIYSSCNPVTLAKDLAAMPSLRPVRGRVFDMFPHTEHAEVLVELARR